The Helianthus annuus cultivar XRQ/B chromosome 16, HanXRQr2.0-SUNRISE, whole genome shotgun sequence genome includes a window with the following:
- the LOC110864788 gene encoding ADP,ATP carrier protein 1, mitochondrial — MIEQAYHPSVSQKLAGSLLSSSMTHFHASDHNIQQPNLYHNRFQNKNYTNAAFQCPTQPHTRLPLVLEPSPVYVQAPAEKGFAGFAIDFLMGGMSAAVSKTAAAPIERIKLLIQNQDEMIKAGRLSHKYNGISDCFGRTVKDEGVLSLWRGNTANVIRYFPTQALNFAFKDYFKKLFNFRKDRDGYWKWFAGNLASGGAAGASSLFFVYSLDYARTRLANDAKAAKKGGGGRQFNGLVDVYKQTLATDGIAGLYRGFNISCVGIIVYRGLYFGLYDSLKPVLLTGKLQDNFFASFALGWLITNGAGLASYPIDTVRRRMMMTSGQAVKYKSSMDAFTQILKNEGPKSLFKGAGANILRAVAGAGVLSGYDKLQLLIFGKKYGSGGG, encoded by the exons ATGATTGAACAAGCATATCATCCAAGTGTCTCCCAAAAGCTAGCTGGGAGTCTTCTATCATCAAGCATGACACATTTCCATGCTTCTGACCATAATATCCAACAACCAAATCTATATCATAACCGGTTTCAAAACAAAAACTACACAAATGCCGCCTTTCAATGCCCAACACAGCCACATACTAGACTCCCCCTTGTGCTTGAACCATCTCCTGTTTATGTTCAAGCCCCAGCTGAAAAAGGGTTTGCAGGGTTCGCGATTGATTTCCTTATGGGTGGAATGTCTGCAGCTGTATCAAAAACGGCTGCAGCCCCAATTGAACGCATTAAACTCTTGATCCAGAACCAGGATGAGATGATCAAAGCCGGCCGCTTGTCTCATAAGTACAATGGAATTAGTGATTGTTTTGGTCGAACCGTTAAAGATGAAGGTGTTCTTTCATTGTGGCGAGGAAACACTGCCAATGTCATTCGTTACTTCCCAACACAG GCTTTGAATTTTGCATTCAAAGATTACTTCAAGAAGCTTTTTAACTTTAGGAAAGATAGAGATGGGTACTGGAAATGGTTTGCGGGTAATTTAGCATCTGGAGGTGCTGCTGGTGCTTCTTCACTCTTTTTTGTTTATTCGCTTGATTACGCTAGAACCCGTTTGGCGAATGATGCAAAGGCTGCAAAGAAAGGAGGAGGAGGAAGGCAGTTTAATGGTTTGGTTGATGTCTACAAGCAGACATTAGCCACTGATGGTATCGCTGGGCTTTATCGCGGGTTTAACATTTCGTGTGTTGGTATAATCGTCTATCGTGGCTTGTACTTTGGCTTATACGATTCTTTGAAGCCGGTCCTTCTCACAGGAAAATTGCAG GATAATTTCTTCGCAAGTTTTGCGCTTGGTTGGTTGATCACCAATGGTGCTGGACTTGCATCGTATCCGATTGACACTGTAAGAAGAAGAATGATGATGACATCTGGTCAAGCAGTTAAGTACAAAAGTTCAATGGATGCATTCACCCAAATCTTGAAGAATGAGGGACCAAAGTCATTGTTCAAGGGTGCGGGCGCCAACATTCTCCGAGCCGTTGCTGGTGCTGGTGTGCTATCCGGTTACGACAAATTGCAGCTGCTCATCTTTGGCAAGAAGTATGGATCAGGTGGTGGCTAA